The following are from one region of the Knoellia sp. p5-6-4 genome:
- the arr gene encoding NAD(+)--rifampin ADP-ribosyltransferase, with protein MQTRRGDFELTVDELRAIAGYAAACAEPALVLFRKVRPDDPRPAAALHAARVFAEGAPRSRLQRTAAADAHRAARDATSEAARHAAMAAGDAAAAAYLHPLAKATQVRHILGSSAHAARAAELASGDDPVVAEYVVTAAAKRAVPVVLDVLSRYPRAPKGRSRVAALMERLDSLLRDPPPTPRVVDDPGPFFHGTRADLRPGDLLTPGWRSNYGSGRQAKHLYLTASREGAPLAAELARGEGPGRVFRVEPLGAIEDDPNVTDKRFPGNPTRSYRTTEPLRVVEEVTGWEPPPPEVVRHLRERMAELAELGIEAMDD; from the coding sequence ATGCAGACACGCCGGGGTGACTTCGAGCTGACGGTGGACGAGCTGCGGGCGATTGCCGGGTATGCCGCGGCGTGCGCCGAACCTGCGCTCGTCCTCTTCCGGAAGGTCCGCCCCGATGACCCTCGCCCGGCGGCGGCTCTCCACGCCGCGCGCGTCTTCGCCGAGGGGGCGCCCCGTTCGCGCCTCCAACGGACTGCCGCGGCCGACGCCCACCGCGCAGCGAGGGACGCCACGAGCGAAGCCGCCCGGCACGCAGCGATGGCCGCAGGGGACGCCGCCGCGGCGGCATACCTCCACCCGCTGGCGAAGGCGACGCAGGTGCGCCACATCCTGGGGTCGTCGGCCCATGCGGCCCGGGCTGCCGAGCTCGCAAGCGGCGATGACCCGGTGGTCGCGGAGTACGTGGTCACCGCCGCCGCCAAGCGGGCCGTGCCGGTCGTCCTCGACGTGCTGAGCCGCTACCCGCGGGCGCCGAAGGGGCGCAGCCGGGTCGCGGCCCTCATGGAACGGCTCGACAGCCTGCTTCGGGACCCACCCCCGACGCCGCGCGTGGTCGACGACCCCGGGCCGTTCTTCCACGGGACCAGGGCCGACCTGCGTCCGGGTGACCTGCTCACACCGGGCTGGCGCTCGAACTACGGTTCGGGACGTCAGGCCAAGCACCTCTACCTGACGGCCTCACGCGAGGGCGCGCCACTGGCTGCCGAGCTCGCGCGCGGCGAGGGACCGGGTCGGGTGTTCCGGGTCGAGCCCCTCGGCGCGATCGAGGACGACCCCAACGTCACCGACAAGCGCTTCCCGGGAAACCCGACCCGGTCCTACCGGACGACCGAGCCCCTGCGGGTCGTCGAGGAGGTCACCGGCTGGGAGCCTCCTCCGCCGGAGGTGGTCCGACACCTGCGCGAGCGCATGGCCGAGCTGGCCGAGCTTGGCATCGAGGCGATGGACGACTGA